A region from the uncultured Draconibacterium sp. genome encodes:
- a CDS encoding amidohydrolase, translating to MKTRLFLILVGMVIQLNGFAQYSTQIKTEASRQLEYAVDLCKYLHQNPELSFQEVKTSARMAQELKEIGFEVSENFAGNSVVGVFKNGDGPTVFLRTDMDALPIKENTGFAFASSVTADLEGEEVPVMHACGHDIHMSTWVGTLRTLVELKDLWHGTLLVIAQQAEEYSGGAGEAIDEGLFTKFPKPDYALAYHINPELETGQIGLRGGPVFAGVKTVEITVYGKGGHGAYPQKCIDPIVIASRIVGDLQTIVSRELNPTEPAVVTVGSIHGGTRPNIIPDEVKMELTLRYFSDETIEKIIASIERICKNAAQSAGVSDNRLPLVKVLPVETPPVVNNAVLAARVNVFAVDILGKNNIIETPAEMVGEDFGKYGRTPENIPICLIWLGSTGADEMNRLRVQGKSPFPLHSPQLNPDYEKTIETGIAVMAGNVIGLLQK from the coding sequence ATGAAAACACGGTTGTTTTTAATTCTTGTTGGTATGGTTATACAGCTTAATGGTTTTGCACAGTACAGCACACAAATAAAGACCGAAGCTTCAAGACAGCTTGAATATGCTGTAGATTTGTGCAAATATTTACATCAAAATCCGGAACTCTCATTTCAGGAAGTAAAAACTTCGGCACGGATGGCGCAAGAATTAAAAGAGATTGGTTTCGAGGTAAGCGAGAATTTTGCAGGTAACAGTGTTGTGGGGGTGTTTAAGAATGGCGATGGGCCAACGGTATTTCTACGAACTGACATGGATGCACTTCCCATAAAAGAAAATACCGGCTTTGCATTTGCCAGTAGTGTTACTGCCGACTTGGAAGGAGAAGAGGTGCCGGTAATGCATGCCTGTGGGCACGACATACATATGTCGACATGGGTTGGAACTTTGCGCACACTGGTTGAACTAAAAGACTTATGGCATGGCACGCTGCTGGTTATTGCGCAACAGGCTGAAGAGTACAGCGGAGGAGCCGGAGAAGCCATTGATGAAGGATTATTCACGAAGTTTCCGAAACCCGATTATGCACTGGCATATCATATAAATCCGGAGTTGGAAACCGGACAAATTGGCCTGCGTGGCGGTCCTGTTTTTGCCGGTGTGAAAACCGTTGAAATAACCGTTTATGGTAAAGGCGGGCATGGGGCCTATCCGCAAAAATGTATAGATCCAATTGTAATTGCATCCCGAATTGTTGGCGATTTGCAAACCATTGTAAGTCGCGAATTGAATCCAACAGAACCCGCGGTGGTAACCGTTGGATCCATTCATGGTGGTACGCGCCCTAATATTATCCCTGATGAGGTAAAAATGGAGCTTACCTTAAGGTATTTTTCTGATGAAACCATTGAAAAAATAATAGCTTCAATTGAACGTATTTGTAAAAATGCAGCCCAATCAGCAGGTGTTTCTGATAATCGGTTACCGCTTGTTAAAGTGTTGCCTGTTGAAACCCCTCCGGTAGTTAATAATGCCGTTTTAGCTGCAAGGGTTAATGTCTTTGCTGTCGATATTCTTGGGAAAAACAATATTATTGAAACGCCGGCAGAAATGGTAGGCGAAGATTTTGGAAAATACGGCAGAACACCGGAAAATATACCAATTTGTTTGATTTGGTTAGGAAGTACCGGCGCCGACGAGATGAATCGTTTGCGCGTACAGGGTAAAAGTCCATTTCCCTTGCATTCACCACAGTTAAATCCGGATTATGAAAAAACTATTGAAACGGGTATTGCCGTAATGGCCGGTAATGTTATTGGCTTGCTGCAAAAATAA
- a CDS encoding bifunctional UDP-sugar hydrolase/5'-nucleotidase, producing the protein MKQKGKTSSNKTPVNSIGFCFFRNLNRTIQQRVLIFLAAVFLFGCSQNDSVTEQPAQELTLFFVNDSHGQIDNFSKIKYIIDQEKQSNNVVVISTGDMFSGNPVVDNYAPKGWPMIDLMNKTGFDIMALGNHDFDYGPVILKDRINQSNFPWICANTTAISTEYSQPLDFVTIETGALRITFLGLLETRGSEHETIPSSHPWRVKDYSFTDALDIVDNYNTLKEQEDADLLVALSHLGAYTDFELAAQNSFIDMIIGGHSHSLIDTIFRETPIFQAGGYLHYLGQIELSIKNREIQDVEFTLIDLDNFVNKDATIQSIIENYNDWPELYEEIGYSAAYHSKMATGCFYTDAIRRYLNTDVSFQNTGGVRSLLFEGPVIKRDIYEISPFNNGTVIYEMTVAEIKRFLAESGSGFYYSGIMIDKIDREVVLFNEEGKYLNDNEILRVGINDYIPAVHAPYFPNNGEVQELTAAETIIKFLESTTSPVNYTSCSRYFRY; encoded by the coding sequence ATGAAACAAAAAGGGAAAACAAGCTCGAATAAAACACCTGTTAATTCAATAGGATTTTGTTTTTTTAGAAATCTTAATAGAACGATACAACAACGGGTGCTTATATTTTTAGCTGCTGTTTTTCTGTTTGGTTGCTCGCAAAACGATTCGGTAACCGAACAACCGGCTCAGGAACTTACCCTGTTTTTTGTTAATGATTCGCATGGACAAATCGATAATTTTTCGAAAATAAAATACATTATTGATCAGGAAAAACAGTCGAACAATGTTGTTGTAATCAGCACCGGAGATATGTTTTCAGGAAATCCGGTGGTTGACAATTACGCTCCCAAAGGTTGGCCCATGATTGACCTGATGAACAAAACCGGTTTTGATATTATGGCGCTAGGCAACCATGATTTTGATTATGGCCCGGTCATTTTAAAAGACCGTATCAATCAATCAAACTTTCCATGGATATGTGCCAATACCACAGCTATAAGCACCGAATACAGCCAGCCACTCGATTTTGTAACGATTGAAACCGGAGCGCTAAGGATTACTTTTCTGGGCTTGCTTGAAACGCGTGGTTCTGAGCATGAAACCATACCTTCATCGCATCCGTGGCGGGTAAAAGATTACAGTTTTACCGATGCCCTGGATATTGTTGATAATTACAATACGCTTAAAGAACAGGAAGATGCTGATTTACTGGTTGCACTATCACATCTGGGCGCCTATACCGATTTTGAACTGGCTGCCCAGAATTCGTTTATTGATATGATTATTGGTGGACATTCACATAGCCTTATCGACACCATATTCCGGGAAACACCTATATTTCAGGCTGGGGGCTACCTGCATTATCTGGGACAAATTGAATTAAGCATTAAAAATCGGGAAATTCAGGATGTTGAATTTACACTGATCGATCTAGATAATTTCGTTAACAAAGATGCTACCATCCAGAGCATCATTGAAAATTATAACGATTGGCCCGAACTTTACGAAGAAATTGGGTATTCGGCTGCCTATCATTCCAAAATGGCTACCGGGTGTTTTTATACCGATGCTATTCGCCGTTATTTGAACACCGACGTTTCGTTTCAAAACACCGGAGGAGTTCGTTCCTTATTATTTGAAGGCCCTGTAATCAAGCGGGATATTTACGAAATTTCGCCATTTAACAACGGTACAGTAATTTATGAAATGACCGTTGCAGAAATAAAAAGATTCCTTGCCGAAAGTGGATCAGGGTTTTACTACTCCGGAATTATGATTGATAAAATTGACCGCGAAGTAGTTCTTTTTAATGAAGAAGGCAAATACCTGAATGACAATGAAATTTTACGTGTAGGTATTAATGATTATATTCCGGCTGTACATGCTCCCTATTTTCCCAACAATGGCGAAGTGCAGGAGCTAACAGCAGCAGAAACCATTATTAAATTTCTCGAATCCACAACGAGTCCTGTCAACTATACAAGCTGTTCGCGCTATTTCAGGTACTAA